The Hymenobacter sp. 5317J-9 genome has a window encoding:
- a CDS encoding glycogen/starch synthase: protein MSKLRILYAATEIDPFLQTTKVAEMLRRLPASMQEMGCEIRIFVPRFGIINERKNRLHEVVRLSGINIAVGDDEKPLVIKVASIPTAKLQVYFIDNEDYFHRKSALVDKNDKFYADNDERAIFFCKGVLETVKKLGWSPNIVHCSDWMTGLIPLYLKTTYKKDPVFKDAKSVFSIYNNEFDDKFEGNILEKAKMLDIDDQMLASLKSADFSGFIKMGMEYADTVVRSDEDFSENMNGMFHEYALNNKLSQVATDENLHTSYLALYNELAN, encoded by the coding sequence ATGTCGAAGCTACGAATCCTCTACGCGGCCACCGAAATTGACCCCTTCCTGCAGACCACGAAAGTGGCTGAAATGCTCCGGCGCCTACCCGCCAGCATGCAAGAGATGGGCTGCGAGATTCGGATTTTCGTGCCCCGTTTCGGCATTATCAACGAGCGCAAAAACCGGCTGCACGAAGTGGTGCGCCTCTCGGGCATCAACATCGCCGTGGGCGACGACGAGAAGCCGCTGGTTATCAAGGTAGCCTCCATCCCGACGGCCAAGCTGCAGGTGTATTTCATCGACAACGAGGACTATTTCCACCGCAAGTCGGCCCTGGTCGACAAGAATGACAAGTTTTACGCCGACAACGACGAGCGCGCCATTTTCTTCTGCAAAGGTGTGCTCGAGACGGTGAAGAAACTAGGCTGGTCGCCCAACATTGTGCACTGCTCGGACTGGATGACCGGTCTGATTCCGCTCTACCTGAAGACGACCTACAAGAAAGACCCGGTGTTCAAGGACGCCAAGTCGGTGTTCTCGATTTACAACAACGAGTTCGACGACAAATTTGAGGGCAACATTCTGGAGAAAGCGAAGATGCTCGACATCGACGACCAGATGCTGGCCTCGCTGAAGTCGGCTGATTTCAGCGGCTTCATCAAAATGGGCATGGAGTATGCCGACACCGTGGTGCGGTCCGACGAGGACTTCAGCGAAAACATGAACGGCATGTTCCACGAATACGCCCTCAACAACAAGCTCAGCCAGGTAGCCACCGACGAAAACCTGCACACTTCCTACCTAGCGCTTTACAATGAATTGGCTAACTAG
- the panC gene encoding pantoate--beta-alanine ligase, protein MQILTTAAGLHAYTEHARQTGQRVGLVPTMGALHDGHLQLVQAARTDCDVVVVSLFVNPTQFNNAEDFRLYPRVPEADAALLEPAGCTALFVPTVEEMYPQPAVLRFDFGDLERVMEGAHRPGHFNGVATVVSKLFHMARPHRAYFGQKDWQQVAVVRQLVADLSFDLEIVTCPTIREADGLAMSSRNRRLDAPARAAAPLLHQVLEAAAAQVRQGVPPAQVRATAEATLAQEPLFTPEYVEVADAQTLQPLAEYTAGRAVVLCLAAHLGGVRLIDNVVVE, encoded by the coding sequence ATGCAGATACTTACGACGGCCGCCGGGTTGCACGCCTACACCGAACACGCTCGCCAAACCGGCCAACGGGTCGGCTTGGTTCCCACCATGGGGGCCCTGCACGACGGCCACCTGCAGCTGGTACAAGCCGCCCGCACCGATTGCGACGTGGTGGTGGTCAGCCTGTTTGTCAACCCCACGCAGTTCAACAACGCCGAAGACTTCCGCCTGTACCCCCGCGTGCCCGAGGCCGACGCGGCCCTGTTGGAGCCCGCCGGCTGCACCGCCCTGTTTGTGCCCACGGTGGAGGAGATGTACCCCCAGCCGGCCGTGCTGCGCTTCGATTTCGGCGACCTGGAGCGGGTGATGGAAGGGGCCCACCGCCCCGGCCATTTCAACGGCGTGGCCACCGTGGTGAGCAAATTATTTCACATGGCCCGCCCGCACCGCGCCTACTTCGGCCAGAAGGACTGGCAGCAGGTGGCCGTCGTTCGCCAGCTGGTGGCCGACCTGTCGTTCGACCTCGAAATTGTGACCTGCCCGACCATTCGCGAGGCCGATGGCCTGGCCATGTCGTCGCGCAACCGCCGGCTCGATGCGCCGGCCCGCGCCGCCGCGCCGCTGCTGCACCAAGTGCTGGAAGCCGCCGCGGCCCAGGTACGCCAGGGCGTGCCGCCCGCCCAGGTGCGCGCCACTGCCGAGGCGACTTTGGCCCAAGAACCATTGTTCACGCCCGAGTACGTGGAAGTGGCCGACGCCCAAACCCTGCAGCCGCTGGCCGAGTACACCGCCGGCCGGGCCGTGGTGCTGTGCCTGGCCGCGCACCTGGGCGGCGTGCGCCTGATTGACAACGTGGTGGTGGAGTAG